One Festucalex cinctus isolate MCC-2025b chromosome 1, RoL_Fcin_1.0, whole genome shotgun sequence genomic region harbors:
- the kctd13 gene encoding BTB/POZ domain-containing adapter for CUL3-mediated RhoA degradation protein 1 has protein sequence MSAEASVGSHAANSAQSAVSQPVFQSTVEDRHQGLLGSKYVKLNVGSSLHYTTVQTLTKEESLLQSICNGGTEVNIDSDGWVILDRSGRHFGIILNFLRDGSVPLPDDHRELDEILKEAQYYRVQGLIQHCLTAMQKQKDIFESVCRIPMITSAKEEQRMIATCRKPVVKLQNNRGNNKYSYTSNSDDHLLKNIELFDKLVLRFNGRVLFVKDVLGDEICCWSFYGEGRKIAEVCCTSIVYATEKKQTKVEFPEARIFEETLNILIYENGRRSGPGGLHLLDSRGPGSSCGAGQSEEEGAVGGGGDRRVRRIHVRRHIMHDERGHGQQTVYKD, from the exons ATGTCTGCTGAGGCTTCAGTCGGCAGTCATGCTGCAAACTCTGCCCAGTCTGCTGTttcccagcctgttttccagaGCACTGTTGAAGACAGACATCAGGGTCTGTTGGGAAGCAAATATGTCAAGTTGAATGTGGGTAGTTCACTTCATTATACAACTGTCCAGACATTGACCAAGGAGGAAAGCCTGCTGCAGAGCATTTGCAATGGAGGAACCGAGGTGAACATTGACTCAGACG GCTGGGTGATTTTAGATCGAAGTGGTCGTCATTTTGGGATCATTTTGAACTTCCTGCGGGACGGCTCGGTTCCACTCCCTGACGACCACAGAGAACTCGATGAGATCCTGAAAGAGGCCCAGTACTACAGGGTCCAGGGGCTTATCCAGCATTGCCTCACTGCCATGCAG AAGCAAAAGGACATATTTGAAAGTGTGTGTCGCATCCCAATGATCACATCAGCCAAAGAAGAGCAGAGGATGATTGCAACCTGCAGAAAG CCAGTGGTAAAGTTGCAGAACAACAGAGGAAATAACAAGTACTCATATACCAG CAATTCGGATGACCACTTGTTGAAGAACATCGAACTGTTTGACAAACTTGTACTCCGCTTCAATGGCCGGGTCCTGTTTGTCAAAGATGTGCTGGGGGACGAAATTTGCTGCTGGTCTTTTTACGGCGAAGGCCGTAAGATTGCTGAAGTATGCTGCACGTCCATCGTCTATGCCACAGAGAAGAAGCAGACCAAA GTTGAGTTTCCTGAGGCTCGGATCTTTGAAGAAACCCTGAATATCCTCATTTATGAGAATGGCAGAAGATCCGGTCCAGGAGGGTTGCACCTTTTAGATTCTCGAGGGCCCGGTTCTTCGTGTGGCGCTGGCCAATCAGAGGAAGAGGGTGCAGTGGGGGGAGGAGGAGACAGGCGAGTGAGGAGGATCCACGTCAGGAGGCACATAATGCATGATGAAAGAGGGCACGGCCAGCAAACTGTGTATAAAGATTAA
- the LOC144033019 gene encoding uncharacterized protein LOC144033019, whose product MPRPYVPSDSPLEGATRQLHIFADASEKAYGAVTFIRTEDKHGRTHLSFVLARSRIAPKRLHSVPRLELCAALVAAQLASTLKKELTLTVHRIVLWSDLTTVLTWLHSQSCRYKVFVGSRVAEIQELTEGCDWCYVDSANNPADDLTRGKTLASLLEPNRWSQGPPFLLQCPSTWPEMPHSAPPEETAEMRKLTFCGSTVSSPVIPSLQVATCNTWQELMDATARELHGQAPSNYSPTAEEYREAEVLILHRAQKQSFPDDYAQLSSCKPVSASSRLLKLAPLIDTSTNLIIVGGRLRRLEGQDESNPHPIVLDASHPVSLLLIKKYDQDLKHPGPERVFAELRRTYWIIHGREAVRRHQRSCADCQRWRAQPSVPKMADLPTARLQLYKPAFHSTGMDCFGPMLVKVSRRHEKRWGLIFKCLTTRAVHLDLLRSIDSDAFLMALRRFIARRGTPAELWSDHGTNFKGGERELQEAFASMGPALQSQLAQQKIQFNYNPPAAPHFGGVWEREVRAVKYALRTCIGTEPIHEDVLTTVLLEVEAILNSKPLGYVSADVADIDPVTPSSLLLGRPDGSLPQIVYPKSESLSRRRWRHSQVMANQFWSRFIREYLPGLQTRAKWHTSSPDILEKSVVMIVDPQLPRAMWPIGHVTKIHRSDDGYIRSADVDIKGHVYTRPVARVVMLPALPSGAAPSGATQDSQRA is encoded by the coding sequence ATGCCGCGTCCATATGTGCCCTCAGATAGTCCCCTTGAAGGTGCCACCCGCCAACTACACATCTTTGCTGATGCCTCAGAAAAGGCCTACGGGGCGGTAACCTTCATCAGAACAGAAGACAAACATGGTAGGACACATCTATCGTTTGTTCTGGCTCGCTCACGCATAGCTCCCAAACGCTTGCATTCTGTACCTCGCCTTGAGCTTTGTGCAGCTCTAGTGGCAGCTCAGTTAGCTTCCACCCTGAAGAAGGAGCTCACTCTCACAGTGCATCGCATAGTACTGTGGTCTGACTTGACTACCGTACTCACCTGGCTGCACTCACAGTCCTGTCGATATAAGGTGTTTGTAGGCTCAAGAGTAGCTGAAATCCAGGAGCTAACTGAAGGCTGTGACTGGTGCTATGTGGACTCAGCCAATAACCCGGCAGATGACCTGACAAGAGGGAAGACGTTAGCATCCCTTTTGGAGCCCAACCGATGGTCACAAGGGCCCCCCTTCCTCTTACAGTGCCCAAGTACCTGGCCAGAAATGCCACACTCAGCCCCACCTGAGGAGACAGCTGAAATGAGGAAGTTAACCTTCTGCGGGTCCACTGTCAGCTCACCAGTAATTCCCAGTCTACAGGTTGCGACATGCAACACTTGGCAGGAGCTCATGGACGCCACTGCAAGGGAGCTTCATGGCCAAGCCCCATCCAACTACTCACCCACCGCCGAGGAGTACCGAGAAGCTGAGGTGCTCATTCTACACCGAGCCCAGAAGCAATCCTTCCCTGACGATTATGCTCAGCTGTCATCCTGTAAGCCCGTTTCAGCTTCAAGCCGACTTCTTAAACTTGCGCCACTCATTGACACCTCTACGAACCTCATCATAGTGGGTGGGCGGTTGCGCCGTCTTGAAGGTCAGGATGAGTCCAACCCACATCCTATCGTCCTTGATGCTTCACACCCGGTGAGTCTCCTGCTTATAAAGAAATATGATCAAGACCTTAAGCACCCCGGGCCGGAGAGAGTCTTTGCGGAGCTGCGCAGGACATATTGGATCATTCATGGCCGGGAGGCTGTTCGCCGGCATCAGCGTTCCTGTGCAGATTGTCAGCGCTGGAGAGCACAGCCTTCCGtacccaaaatggccgacctccCAACAGCACGCCTCCAATTGTACAAACCTGCTTTCCATTCCACCGGCATGGACTGTTTCGGGCCCATGCTAGTAAAAGTCAGCCGACGCCATGAAAAGCGCTGGGGCCTCATTTTCAAGTGTTTGACCACTAGAGCAGTACATCTGGACCTCCTCCGAAGTATAGACAGTGACGCTTTCTTGATGGCCTTGAGGCGATTCATCGCCAGGAGAGGAACACCTGCTGAACTGTGGTCAGACCACGGGACCAACTTCAAAGGAGGAGAGAGAGAACTTCAGGAAGCCTTTGCTAGTATGGGTCCAGCTCTACAGAGTCAACTTGCGCAGCAGAAAATTCAATTCAACTACAACCCTCCAGCAGCCCCACACTTTGGTGGAGTGTGGGAGAGAGAGGTACGGGCAGTCAAATACGCCCTCCGCACCTGTATAGGAACAGAGCCCATCCACGAGGATGTCCTCACCACTGTGCTATTGGAGGTGGAGGCCATTCTCAATTCAAAACCTTTGGGTTATGTGTCTGCTGACGTGGCAGACATTGACCCGGTGACCCCAAGTAGCCTTCTATTGGGGCGGCCTGACGGATCACTTCCCCAAATCGTTTATCCGAAAAGTGAGAGCCTGAGCCGCAGGCGCTGGCGGCACTCCCAAGTCATGGCCAACCAGTTTTGGTCGAGATTCATCCGAGAGTACCTCCCTGGGCTGCAAACTAGGGCGAAATGGCACACCTCCTCCCCTGACATCCTGGAGAAGTCAGTGGTCATGATAGTTGACCCACAGTTACCTCGTGCCATGTGGCCCATCGGGCATGTGACTAAGATTCATCGCAgtgatgatggttacatcagatCAGCCGACGTGGACATCAAAGGACATGTATACACACGACCTGTAGCTCGGGTGGTGATGTTACCAGCCCTCCCATCGGGAGCGGCTCCATCTGGAGCAACTCAAGACTCTCAGAGAGCCTGA
- the LOC144001182 gene encoding uncharacterized protein LOC144001182, with the protein MEPEEKRHLDVRPKRRTQPPAWMHDFEVDYMRHEYSGQSRWDSSMPTPTSGLSCPQREQVQMTPFLAPQRHSGSFGDAAQSRAPQLASSFTQRRDVEDESAPVQSHLQPPPPDSRYYPNFRSFQEENTILRETHEALQAGIKELNKARSDLKQLIDVAHSLRTGMSQATPPLPSCSSPKSYLMGATNTTRSSAITAVEEEEDWPDPPPWPEPEEDLHNSLRALNVEDQQLPNYPAPPDIKPQLYKSQTKPSQLPRSQYAVSSHETPYVRPPQPFQLPSRPTGPSARPIPFEVPHSHGAMHHMQPSFPEPVYRGPQPTIPKFSLPDPSEFARLRIALENLLPSNATELFKYQILVDHLKLEEARLIADAYLNSPTPYTDTMMALNDKYGQPHQLALKKIASVLDGPEVRRGGPAAFQRFALQVQSLLGLLQTLGHEGEVELSCGSHVARLLGKLPTEQRADFRRYQLTRPGATHTLWDLSEWLRHESWCQGLDNPVSGQSSKEKQSTKGGSRSSARQTVVLNSSKESPDKKEKTKAYCPYCESTEHYLSQCSSVSKLTKDELKEWIKVNKRCWRCARQHLAAQCNLKKPCNRCQGKHLLVLHEINQRTDTVKVDLPPKAESCLTTCASESLYVDRPSVGNRVMLKVVRVHVHYGNQTLDTFAILDDGSERTMLLARATESLAMKGTPEDLTLRTVRQDIQVLHGHTVSFRVSSPENPKVKFKITDAFTASRLSLAQHSCPVTHLQRKFKHLRGIPVPNLREVQPLLLIGSDQPHLLTPIEPVRLGPPGSPAAVHTRLGWTLQGPSQPMGRPAHTAQCLLTSVLHPMDELYRHVERLWQVDTVPYKPEREVTRSKQDQQAIALLETKTIRMEVDGILRYATPLLRHAGMPPLQAPKESVMALLRSTERRLHKDSEQGEADQTEMLKLIESGAVQEVRESVSSEDCWFIPHHLVTHNGKNRLVFNCSHQYLGQSLNQYLLPGPTLGAPLLAVLLRFREGPIAVSGDIKGMFHQVRLLPKDRPLLRFLWRDLKVDQPPKIFEWQVLPFGTTCSPCCATYALQSHVKDPIKSNDTLRFSVEHCFYVDNYLQSVATPSEAKNLVDQLRNLLASGGFELRQWACNDPSVLIHLPPELRSKSLELWLAQDKSNPFESTLGLSWNWQSDTLGYKQSSS; encoded by the exons ATGGAGCCAGAGGAAAAGAGACACCTTGATGTAAGGCCGAAACGCCGGACACAACCTCCGGCTTGGATGCATGACTTTGAGGTCGACTACATGAGACATGAGTACAGCGGCCAGTCACGGTGGGACTCGTCTATGCCGACACCTACGAGCGGACTGTCATGTCCACAGAGGGAACAAGTTCAGATGACTCCCTTCCTTGCACCTCAGCGTCACTCTGGGAGCTTCGGGGATGCTGCTCAGTCTAGAGCCCCTCAGCTAGCCTCAAGCTTCACCCAGAGGAGAGATGTGGAGGATGAATCTGCACCTGTTCAGTCACACCTACAGCCTCCCCCTCCAGACTCGAGGTATTATCCAAACTTCAGAAGCTTTCAAGAGGAGAACACTATCCTGCGTGAGACGCATGAGGCCCTACAGGCTGGTATAAAGGAGTTGAACAAAGCCCGCAGTGACCTCAAGCAGCTAATTGACGTGGCCCACTCTCTTAGAACAGGTATGAGTCAAGCCACCCCTCCTTTACCATCCTGTTCCAGCCCTAAATCATATCTAATGGGGGCCACCAACACAACAAGGAGTTCTGCCATCACGGCagtggaggaagaagaagattgGCCTGATCCTCCACCATGGCCTGAACCTGAGGAAGACCTACATAATAGCCTGAGGGCCCTTAACGTGGAAGATCAGCAGCTCCCTAATTATCCTGCTCCCCCTGACATCAAGCCTCAGCTCTACAAGTCCCAGACCAAGCCATCACAGCTTCCTCGTTCACAGTATGCAGTCTCAAGCCATGAGACACCCTATGTTCGTCCTCCTCAGCCTTTTCAGTTACCTTCACGTCCAACAGGACCCTCAGCACGGCCAATACCTTTCGAGGTACCACATTCCCACGGAGCCATGCATCACATGCAGCCTTCATTTCCGGAGCCGGTGTACAGAGGACCACAACCGACCATTCCCAAGTTCAGTCTCCCAGATCCAAGTGAGTTTGCCAGGCTACGTATAGCATTAGAGAACCTCCTCCCCTCCAATGCTACAGAACTTTTCAAATATCAGATACTCGTAGATCATCTTAAACTAGAGGAGGCTAGACTAATAGCTGATGCCTACCTAAACTCGCCAACCCCCTACACCGACACCATGATGGCACTTAATGACAAATATGGTCAACCTCATCAGCTTGCCCTAAAGAAGATAGCCAGCGTCTTGGATGGCCCGGAGGTCAGACGGGGTGGTCCAGCAGCGTTCCAGAGATTTGCCCTCCAAGTCCAGTCCCTGCTGGGTCTCCTACAAACCTTGGGCCATGAAGGCGAGGTTGAGCTAAGTTGTGGATCGCACGTAGCTCGACTACTGGGGAAGCTACCTACCGAACAGCGGGCTGATTTCCGCCGTTATCAGCTCACTAGACCTGGAGCTACACACACCTTGTGGGACCTGTCAGAGTGGCTTCGCCATGAATCATGGTGTCAGGGCCTTGATAATCCAGTCAGTGGCCAGAGCTCCAAGGAGAAGCAGAGCACAAAAGGGGGCAGTCGTTCCTCTGCCAGACAGACAGTAGTGCTGAATAGCAGTAAAGAGAGCCCTGACAAGAAGGAGAAGACTAAAGCTTACTGTCCCTATTGTGAAAGTACAGAGCACTACCTCAGCCAGTGCAGTAGTGTGTCCAAGCTAACCAAAGACGAGTTGAAGGAGTggataaaggtaaacaagcgtTGCTGGCGCTGTGCTCGTCAACACTTAGCTGCCCAGTGTAACCTCAAGAAACCCTGTAACCGGTGTCAGGGGAAGCACCTCCTTGTTCTCCATGAAATTAACCAAAGAACCGACACAGTCAAAGTAGACTTACCTCCAAAGGCAGAAAGTTGTTTGACTACCTGTGCCTCCGAGTCACTCTACGTCGACCGACCTAGTGTCGGGAACCGGGTCATGTTGAAGgtagtgcgtgtgcatgtgcactATGGAAATCAGACTCTAGACACCTTTGCAATCTTGGATGATGGATCCGAGAGAACTATGCTGTTGGCCAGAGCTACTGAGTCCCTAGCCATGAAAGGCACCCCAGAAGACCTCACCTTGCGCACAGTCCGCCAGGATATCCAGGTACTGCATGGCCATACCGTGTCATTCCGAGTCTCCTCTCCTGAAAACCCGAAGGTCAAGTTTAAGATCACTGATGCATTTACAGCAAGCAGGCTCAGTCTAGCCCAGCATAGCTGTCCGGTTACTCACCTACAGAGGAAGTTCAAGCACCTCCGGGGTATTCCTGTCCCTAACCTGCGAGAAGTGCAGCCTTTGCTTCTCATAGGCTCTGACCAGCCTCACCTCTTAACACCCATCGAGCCTGTCAGACTCGGACCTCCTGGTAGCCCAGCAGCTGTTCACACCAGGCTGGGGTGGACCCTGCAGGGCCCTAGTCAGCCCATGGGGCGGCCAGCCCACACAGCCCAATGCTTGCTTACCTCAGTCTTACACCCCATGGATGAGCTCTACAGACATGTGGAGAGGCTCTGGCAAGTGGACACGGTCCCCTACAAGCCCGAGAGGGAGGTGACGCGCTCCAAGCAAGACCAACAGGCCATAGCCCTTCTAGAAACAAAGACAATACGTATGGAAGTGGATGGCATCCTTAGATATGCTACCCCTTTACTACGTCATGCAGGCATGCCACCATTGCAGGCGCCAAAAGAGTCAGTCATGGCCCTGCTACGCAGCACTGAGAGACGCCTTCATAAGGACTCGGAGCAGGGAGAAGCCGACCAAACAGAGATGTTGAAACTCATTGAGTCAGGTGCAGTGCAGGAAGTCAGAGAGTCAGTCTCTTCTGAGGACTGTTGGTTCATACCCCATCACCTTGTTACCCATAATGGGAAGAACCGCCTTGTTTTCAACTGCTCCCATCAGTACTTGGGCCAGTCCCTTAATCAGTACCTTTTACCAGGCCCAACCCTAGGTGCCCCTCTGCTTGCTGTCTTGTTAAGGTTCCGGGAAGGTCCCATCGCTGTTAGTGGCGACATCAAAGGGATGTTCCACCAGGTCCGCCTCCTCCCTAAGGATCGTCCTCTGCTGCGGTTCTTATGGAGAGACTTGAAGGTAGACCAACCCCCCAAGATATTCGAGTGGCAAGTCCTCCCCTTTGGGACCACGTGCAGCCCCTGCTGTGCTACTTATGCACTGCAGAGCCACGTCAAGGACCCCATAAAGTCCAATGATACCCTCCGATTCTCCGTGGAGCATTGCTTCTACGTTGACAACTATCTGCAAAGTGTTGCCACTCCTAGTGAAGCCAAGAATCTGGTGGATCAACTCAGGAATCTACTTGCATCTGGCGGCTTTGAATTACGACAGTGGGCTTGCAATGATCCAAGTGTTCTCATCCACCTACCTCCAGAACTCAGATCCAAAAGTTTGGAGCTGTGGTTAGCCCAGGATAAGTCAAACCCGTTTGAGTCGACCCTTGGTCTCAGCTGGAACTGGCAGTCAGACACCTTAGGCTACAAACAGAG CTCATCCTGA